From the Gordonia bronchialis DSM 43247 genome, one window contains:
- a CDS encoding sigma-54-dependent Fis family transcriptional regulator, translating into MTIDTLTESDHTPQRPVIAHSWRRSKLCGINPDDAPPTTAVDIAAADPLLDAARPVLDAAAHRLADTDLSLLLVDHECRMVSRVAFGSTVERTLDALGATPGIPFGEEAVGTTALGTPAEVRGQVMVNGSEHYLEQFKHLSCLGQPIIHPATRRLAGILCMTEVADRVNPLSVPFVSGIVADIADRLLDRSRAHQRCVLDAFQRAAPRRDVAVAAVGDDLQLTNSMAAELLSATDIGMLRALSADPALSAGTMRLTLASGVDVEMLVEPIDGTLGAAMFRFRPAPPAPVADAPSPRPAAPARAASIAVTGEPGTGRSTQALSLAAEHAGDPLVVDVADDLIAGTPPDVVGLIATARTEHRPLVIDGVDLLDDRTAVLLGKAAALATDDHPLILVSGPPTQAGAAVSALLARCATRVDLPPLRHRTAELPALATTILSSIDPDLELSGPAADALICQEWPGNLTELTAVLHHAADDCAARRTRVLDPAALPERYRTTSRAAHLSGREQAERQAIIDALDRHGRNKVHAARDLGISRTTLYARMRALGIGG; encoded by the coding sequence GTGACCATCGACACACTGACGGAATCCGACCACACGCCGCAGCGCCCGGTGATCGCGCACTCGTGGCGGCGGTCGAAGCTGTGCGGGATCAATCCCGACGACGCCCCGCCGACCACCGCCGTCGACATCGCGGCGGCCGACCCATTGCTCGACGCCGCGCGCCCGGTGCTCGACGCCGCCGCTCATCGCCTCGCCGATACCGACTTGTCACTGCTGCTCGTCGACCACGAATGTCGCATGGTCTCGCGAGTCGCGTTCGGCAGCACCGTGGAACGTACCCTCGATGCGCTCGGCGCCACCCCGGGCATCCCGTTCGGCGAGGAAGCGGTCGGAACCACTGCGCTCGGGACTCCCGCCGAGGTGCGCGGACAGGTCATGGTCAACGGCTCCGAGCACTACCTCGAACAGTTCAAACACCTCAGCTGCCTCGGTCAGCCGATCATCCATCCGGCCACCCGGCGGCTGGCGGGCATCCTCTGCATGACCGAGGTCGCCGACCGCGTCAACCCGCTGTCGGTGCCGTTCGTGTCGGGGATCGTCGCCGACATCGCCGACCGCCTCCTCGACCGCTCCCGCGCCCACCAGCGTTGCGTCCTCGACGCCTTCCAGCGCGCCGCACCTCGCCGCGATGTGGCCGTCGCCGCCGTCGGTGACGACCTCCAGCTCACCAATTCGATGGCGGCAGAACTACTCTCGGCGACCGACATCGGGATGCTCCGTGCCCTGAGCGCTGACCCCGCCCTGTCCGCGGGAACCATGCGGCTGACGCTGGCGTCGGGTGTCGACGTCGAGATGCTCGTCGAACCGATCGACGGAACCCTCGGGGCGGCCATGTTCCGGTTCCGGCCCGCACCGCCCGCACCGGTCGCCGACGCACCGAGTCCCCGCCCGGCCGCACCGGCACGCGCGGCGAGTATCGCCGTCACCGGTGAACCCGGCACCGGCCGCAGCACGCAGGCGCTGTCGCTCGCCGCCGAGCACGCCGGCGATCCGCTCGTCGTCGACGTCGCCGATGACCTCATCGCCGGCACACCGCCCGACGTCGTCGGCCTGATCGCGACAGCGCGGACCGAGCACCGACCGCTCGTCATCGACGGCGTCGACCTCCTCGACGACCGGACCGCTGTCCTGCTCGGCAAGGCCGCGGCCCTGGCCACCGACGATCACCCACTCATCCTGGTCAGCGGACCCCCGACGCAGGCGGGTGCGGCGGTCTCGGCGCTGCTGGCCCGCTGCGCCACCCGCGTCGACCTCCCGCCGTTACGCCACCGGACCGCCGAGTTGCCTGCGCTGGCCACCACGATCCTGTCCTCGATCGATCCGGACCTGGAACTGTCCGGCCCGGCGGCCGACGCGCTGATCTGCCAGGAATGGCCGGGCAACCTCACCGAACTCACCGCCGTCCTGCATCACGCGGCCGACGATTGCGCCGCCCGTCGGACCCGGGTTCTCGACCCGGCCGCCCTGCCCGAGCGATACCGCACCACCAGTCGTGCCGCGCACCTCTCCGGTCGCGAGCAGGCCGAGCGGCAGGCGATCATCGACGCCCTGGATCGCCATGGCCGCAACAAGGTGCACGCCGCGCGCGACCTCGGCATCAGTCGCACCACGCTGTATGCCCGGATGCGGGCGCTGGGGATCGGCGGCTGA
- a CDS encoding HPP family protein has protein sequence MSARIGRPLLGRILRSLGPSSVASSPREAIRAGVGATFGLGVLGCLLVASGVHLHLGLYLIAPFGATTVLVFAAPSSPLAQPWPTVVGSALSAAIGVAVTLLIGQPTIRVAVAVGLAVSAMILCRAVHPPAGAVAMSAALAPETIHALGFWFVLAPVAVGACVLAVPATAYGRATGRHYPFRQFDAEPPAEDRLGLSEAELTDILARYRQSLNLGVADLARLIGAAELQAAGHRVEPLDAAAIMSTDLITVGPEATASELAALFGEHGFTSLPVVRPDGTFAGMVSDPSPVGHPGLVGSRSGRALATSANRDPGRRHHGRRPPGGRPGLVGGRAAPAARRARLRRDAGARRTPHRRHRDPHRPHRRPRTADVAAGPHSLISADVIGPVSRRSPAPASGHTAWCD, from the coding sequence ATGTCCGCGCGAATCGGCCGGCCGCTGCTGGGCAGAATCCTCCGCAGTCTCGGTCCGTCGTCGGTGGCGTCGTCGCCCCGGGAAGCGATCCGCGCCGGTGTCGGGGCGACGTTCGGGCTCGGCGTCCTCGGCTGCCTGCTGGTCGCGTCGGGGGTGCATCTGCACCTGGGGTTGTATCTGATCGCACCGTTCGGTGCGACCACCGTGCTCGTCTTCGCGGCGCCGAGCAGCCCCCTCGCCCAGCCGTGGCCGACGGTGGTCGGTAGCGCGCTCTCGGCGGCGATCGGGGTGGCCGTGACCCTGCTCATCGGCCAGCCCACGATCCGGGTCGCCGTGGCGGTGGGTCTCGCGGTGAGCGCGATGATCCTGTGCCGGGCGGTGCATCCGCCGGCCGGTGCCGTCGCGATGAGTGCCGCGCTGGCACCGGAAACCATTCACGCGCTGGGCTTCTGGTTCGTGCTCGCGCCGGTCGCCGTCGGCGCCTGCGTACTGGCCGTGCCGGCGACCGCGTACGGCCGGGCAACCGGCCGGCATTATCCGTTCCGTCAGTTCGACGCCGAACCGCCCGCCGAGGATCGCCTCGGCCTGAGCGAGGCCGAGCTGACCGACATCCTGGCCCGATACCGCCAGTCACTGAACCTCGGCGTCGCCGACCTCGCGCGGCTCATCGGTGCGGCCGAACTCCAGGCGGCGGGGCACCGCGTGGAGCCGCTCGATGCCGCCGCGATCATGTCGACCGACCTGATCACCGTCGGTCCCGAGGCGACGGCGTCGGAGCTGGCGGCATTGTTCGGCGAGCACGGTTTCACCTCGCTACCGGTGGTCCGCCCGGACGGGACCTTTGCCGGGATGGTCTCAGATCCATCTCCTGTTGGCCATCCGGGACTCGTCGGGTCGAGGTCCGGGCGCGCGCTTGCGACGTCGGCGAACCGCGATCCGGGCCGCCGACATCATGGACGTCGACCTCCCGGCGGCCGCCCTGGACTCGTCGGTGGGCGCGCTGCTCCCGCAGCTCGGCGGGCACGGCTGCGACGCGATGCCGGTGCTCGACGGACCCCGCATCGTCGGCATCGTGACCCGCACCGACCTCATCGCCGGCCTCGCACGGCAGATGTTGCAGCCGGCCCCCACTCCCTGATCTCGGCCGATGTCATCGGGCCGGTCAGCCGCCGATCCCCAGCGCCCGCATCCGGGCATACAGCGTGGTGCGACTGA
- a CDS encoding aldehyde dehydrogenase family protein, translating to MTAVATELLPRIRDFISADRSMLIGGEWVSAASGRTFETIDPATARPITSVAHGEATDVDRAVRAARRAFDEGPWASMKPNERERLLWRVGDLLTERAAEFGQLEALDNGKAATIASAVDVSWSADIFRYNAGLATKITGSTVDVSMPFVPGGEFHAYTLREPVGVCGLIVPWNFPLLMAAFKLAPALAAGNTVILKPAEQTPLTALLLGEIFEEAGFPPGVVNIVTGFGDAGAALAAHDDVDKIAFTGSTEVGKKIVEAAKGNLKKVSLELGGKSPNIVFADADFEKAVAGSVAAWMFNHGQCCVAGTRLFVERPIFDDFTAAVAEAASQAKIGPGLDPATELGPLVSQEQFDRVSGYLSAGLADGARALTGGKRWGDEGFFIEPTVFVDVEPHFSIVTEEIFGPVVAALPFDADTGVAAAANDSIYGLAAGIWTQDLSKAHKTARAIKAGSVWVNQYNGFDTAMPFGGYKQSGWGRELGSSAIDLYTQTKAVNIAL from the coding sequence ATGACCGCCGTCGCCACCGAATTGCTCCCGAGGATCCGAGACTTCATCTCCGCCGACCGATCCATGCTGATCGGCGGGGAATGGGTCTCGGCCGCCTCCGGGCGCACCTTCGAGACCATCGACCCGGCCACCGCTCGGCCGATCACCTCGGTGGCGCACGGCGAGGCCACCGACGTCGACCGCGCGGTCCGAGCCGCACGCCGCGCCTTCGACGAAGGTCCCTGGGCGTCGATGAAGCCGAACGAGCGGGAACGACTGCTCTGGCGGGTCGGCGACCTCCTCACCGAACGCGCCGCAGAGTTCGGGCAGCTCGAGGCGCTCGACAACGGCAAGGCCGCGACCATCGCCTCCGCGGTCGACGTGTCGTGGTCGGCGGACATCTTCCGCTACAACGCCGGCCTGGCCACCAAGATCACCGGCTCGACGGTCGACGTGTCGATGCCGTTCGTGCCGGGCGGCGAGTTCCACGCGTACACGCTGCGGGAGCCGGTCGGCGTCTGCGGGCTCATCGTGCCGTGGAACTTCCCGTTGCTGATGGCGGCGTTCAAACTGGCACCCGCGCTGGCCGCCGGAAACACGGTGATCCTCAAGCCCGCCGAACAGACACCGCTCACCGCACTGCTGCTCGGCGAGATCTTCGAGGAGGCCGGATTCCCGCCCGGTGTGGTCAACATCGTCACCGGTTTCGGCGACGCGGGGGCCGCGCTGGCCGCCCACGACGACGTCGACAAGATCGCATTCACCGGTTCCACCGAGGTCGGCAAGAAGATCGTCGAGGCCGCCAAGGGCAATCTGAAGAAGGTCTCCCTGGAACTCGGCGGGAAGAGCCCCAACATCGTGTTCGCCGACGCCGACTTCGAGAAGGCGGTCGCCGGTTCGGTGGCCGCGTGGATGTTCAACCACGGCCAGTGCTGCGTGGCCGGCACCCGACTTTTCGTGGAACGCCCGATCTTCGACGACTTCACCGCGGCAGTCGCCGAGGCCGCATCGCAGGCCAAGATCGGCCCGGGCCTGGACCCCGCCACCGAACTCGGTCCGCTGGTCAGCCAGGAGCAGTTCGACCGCGTCAGCGGCTACCTGTCGGCCGGACTCGCCGACGGCGCCCGTGCCCTGACCGGCGGAAAGCGTTGGGGCGATGAGGGATTCTTCATCGAGCCGACCGTCTTCGTCGACGTCGAGCCACATTTCTCGATCGTGACCGAGGAGATCTTCGGGCCCGTCGTCGCAGCACTGCCCTTCGACGCCGACACCGGCGTCGCGGCCGCCGCCAACGACTCCATCTACGGTCTGGCCGCGGGCATCTGGACACAGGACCTGTCCAAGGCGCACAAGACCGCGCGGGCGATCAAGGCCGGTTCGGTGTGGGTCAACCAGTACAACGGCTTCGACACCGCCATGCCCTTCGGCGGCTACAAGCAGTCCGGCTGGGGACGCGAACTGGGGTCGTCGGCCATCGACCTGTACACGCAGACCAAGGCCGTCAACATCGCCCTCTGA
- a CDS encoding NDMA-dependent alcohol dehydrogenase yields the protein MSMTTKAAVLTAPGKPFEIVELALDEPREGEVLIKYTAAGLCHSDLHLTDGDLPPRYPIVGGHEGSGIIEAVGPGVTKVKPGDHVVCSFIPNCGTCRYCSTGRQNLCDMGATILEGSMPDGTFRFHSGSDDFGAMCMLGTFAERATISQHSVVKVDDWLPLEKAVLVGCGVPSGWGTSVYAGGVRAGDTVVIYGIGGLGINAVQGAVSAGAKHVVVVDPVAFKRDTALKFGATHAFADAAEAAEKVNELTWGQGADQALILVGTVDEEVVQNATAVVGKGGVVVITGLADPTKLTVHVSGTDLTLNQKTIKGTLFGSANPQYDIVRLLRLYDAGQLKLDELITQTYTLDQVNEGYQDLRDGKNIRGVIIHDS from the coding sequence ATGTCGATGACCACCAAGGCCGCTGTCCTGACCGCACCCGGCAAGCCGTTCGAGATCGTCGAACTCGCCCTCGACGAGCCCCGCGAGGGTGAGGTCCTGATCAAGTACACCGCTGCCGGGCTCTGCCATTCCGACCTGCACCTCACCGACGGCGACCTGCCACCGCGTTATCCGATCGTCGGCGGCCACGAGGGGTCGGGCATCATCGAGGCCGTCGGCCCGGGCGTCACCAAGGTCAAGCCGGGTGACCACGTGGTGTGCAGCTTCATCCCCAACTGCGGCACCTGCCGCTACTGTTCGACCGGCCGGCAGAACCTGTGTGACATGGGCGCCACCATCCTGGAAGGCTCCATGCCCGACGGTACCTTCCGCTTCCATTCCGGCAGTGATGATTTCGGTGCGATGTGCATGCTCGGCACCTTCGCCGAGCGCGCCACCATCTCCCAGCACTCCGTGGTCAAGGTCGACGACTGGCTGCCGCTGGAGAAGGCCGTCCTGGTGGGCTGCGGCGTCCCGTCCGGTTGGGGGACCTCGGTATACGCCGGGGGTGTTCGCGCCGGCGACACCGTGGTCATCTACGGCATCGGCGGACTCGGCATCAACGCCGTACAGGGCGCCGTGTCGGCCGGGGCCAAGCATGTCGTCGTCGTCGATCCGGTTGCTTTCAAACGGGATACCGCACTCAAGTTCGGTGCCACGCACGCCTTCGCCGACGCGGCCGAGGCTGCCGAGAAGGTCAACGAACTGACTTGGGGTCAGGGTGCCGATCAGGCGCTGATCCTGGTGGGCACCGTCGACGAGGAGGTCGTGCAGAACGCGACGGCCGTCGTCGGCAAGGGCGGCGTGGTGGTCATCACCGGTCTCGCCGATCCGACGAAGCTGACCGTGCACGTCTCGGGCACCGATCTCACCTTGAACCAGAAGACCATCAAGGGCACGCTGTTCGGTTCGGCCAACCCGCAGTACGACATCGTGCGACTACTCCGTCTGTACGACGCCGGGCAGCTCAAGCTCGATGAGCTGATCACCCAGACCTACACGCTGGACCAGGTCAACGAGGGGTACCAGGATCTCCGTGACGGCAAGAACATTCGCGGTGTGATCATCCACGACAGCTGA
- a CDS encoding glutamine amidotransferase — MRPFLLISIRADDDAADNEYEAFVRFSGLSHRTLHRLRLEQESSGDLDPADYAGIMLGGGPFNASDPYESKSPAQIRAEKELAALLGTVIDEDSWFLGACYGIGTIGTAIGAVVDRRWPEPISAVPVALSDAGLADPLMGVLPPHFDAFVGHKEAISSLPPHAVLLASSPACPVQAFRVGNHVYATQFHPELDVEGLCTRITAYRHHGYFDPAEHDSLIAMARRSVVTDPPKLLPRFVELARAG, encoded by the coding sequence GTGAGGCCGTTCTTGCTGATCAGCATTCGTGCCGACGACGACGCCGCCGACAACGAGTACGAGGCGTTCGTCCGATTCAGCGGACTCTCCCACCGAACTCTGCATCGCCTGCGGCTCGAGCAGGAATCGTCAGGCGATCTCGATCCCGCCGACTACGCGGGCATCATGCTCGGTGGCGGCCCGTTCAACGCGAGCGATCCGTACGAGTCGAAGTCGCCGGCACAGATTCGTGCCGAAAAGGAGCTCGCCGCACTGCTCGGGACGGTGATCGATGAGGACTCGTGGTTCCTCGGTGCGTGTTACGGCATCGGCACGATCGGCACAGCCATCGGCGCCGTCGTCGACCGGCGCTGGCCGGAACCGATCAGTGCAGTCCCGGTGGCCCTGTCCGACGCCGGACTCGCCGACCCGCTGATGGGTGTGCTGCCCCCGCATTTCGACGCCTTCGTCGGCCACAAAGAAGCCATCAGCTCACTACCACCGCACGCGGTTCTCCTCGCGTCGTCACCCGCCTGCCCGGTACAGGCCTTCCGCGTCGGAAACCACGTGTATGCCACCCAGTTCCATCCGGAACTCGACGTCGAGGGCCTGTGCACGCGGATCACCGCCTATCGCCACCACGGCTACTTCGACCCCGCCGAACACGATTCCCTGATCGCGATGGCGCGGCGCAGTGTCGTCACCGACCCGCCGAAGCTGTTGCCGCGCTTCGTCGAACTGGCCCGCGCGGGCTGA
- a CDS encoding TetR/AcrR family transcriptional regulator → MTTTTRGAGSREPQQERSRLTRERLLAATIDALAHDGWASATVAAVAERAGVSRGAAQHHFPTREKLITATLEQVFDDLTVRMSTAAAVPAGQDRVRVAVDRAVEIYTGTEFKAALQVWAAAASDSALRGLILPLEAKFARAAHRMTMATLGADPDDEQAYRAVQATLDLARGLGLADTLSDDSARRAQVVATWSEMLRTSLG, encoded by the coding sequence GTGACGACAACCACGCGCGGCGCCGGTTCGCGTGAGCCACAACAGGAGCGGTCGCGGCTGACACGCGAACGCCTCCTCGCCGCGACGATCGACGCGTTGGCCCACGACGGCTGGGCGTCTGCGACGGTGGCGGCGGTGGCCGAGCGTGCCGGCGTCTCCCGCGGGGCGGCCCAACACCATTTCCCGACACGCGAGAAGCTGATCACCGCCACGCTCGAGCAGGTCTTCGACGATCTGACGGTCCGGATGTCAACGGCGGCGGCCGTCCCGGCAGGACAGGATCGGGTGCGGGTGGCGGTCGATCGCGCGGTGGAGATCTACACCGGCACGGAGTTCAAAGCGGCCCTGCAGGTGTGGGCCGCCGCGGCGTCGGACAGCGCACTGCGTGGGCTGATCCTGCCGCTGGAGGCCAAGTTCGCGCGAGCGGCACACCGCATGACGATGGCCACCCTCGGTGCCGACCCCGATGACGAGCAGGCTTACCGCGCGGTGCAGGCGACACTCGACCTCGCGCGCGGTCTCGGTCTTGCCGACACGCTGTCCGATGACTCGGCGCGTCGCGCGCAGGTGGTCGCCACCTGGTCGGAGATGTTGCGAACCTCGCTCGGCTGA
- a CDS encoding enoyl-CoA hydratase family protein, which yields MSEVDGEVKVRVDIDAGVATVQLDAPEKRNALGATLVGQLQSGLRRAADDPQVRAIVLTHSGGTFCAGADLSEALASGMSVEDASSAGTRSMIDLMRIIIETPKPVIARIDGHVRAGGFGLIGASDIVLAGPRCTFALTEARLGVAPSVISLALLPKMSGRAPGRYFLTGETFDPARAVEIGLVTEAFDSADALDDGVATVLNGVRRASPQGLAASKALTTASLLASFAASADQRAQESAALFASDEARAGMTAFLSKKAPPWDLTAAAEPS from the coding sequence ATGAGTGAGGTCGACGGTGAGGTCAAGGTCCGGGTCGACATCGACGCCGGGGTCGCGACGGTGCAACTCGATGCGCCCGAGAAGCGCAACGCACTCGGGGCCACGCTGGTGGGACAACTGCAGTCGGGTCTGCGCCGGGCGGCCGACGACCCACAGGTACGCGCGATCGTGCTCACCCACAGCGGCGGGACCTTCTGCGCGGGAGCCGATCTCAGTGAGGCACTGGCGTCGGGAATGTCGGTGGAGGATGCATCGTCGGCCGGCACCCGCTCGATGATCGACCTGATGCGCATCATCATCGAGACGCCGAAGCCGGTGATCGCCCGCATCGACGGCCATGTGCGCGCCGGTGGTTTCGGCCTGATCGGCGCGTCGGACATCGTGCTCGCCGGCCCGCGCTGCACCTTCGCGCTGACCGAGGCACGACTCGGCGTGGCTCCGTCGGTGATCTCACTTGCGTTGTTGCCCAAGATGTCCGGCCGCGCCCCGGGTCGATACTTCCTCACCGGTGAGACCTTTGACCCGGCGCGAGCGGTTGAGATCGGGCTGGTCACCGAGGCGTTCGACTCCGCCGACGCGCTCGATGACGGCGTGGCGACGGTGCTCAACGGTGTTCGTCGTGCATCGCCCCAGGGTCTGGCGGCATCCAAGGCGCTGACCACCGCGTCACTTCTGGCGTCGTTCGCGGCGTCGGCCGATCAACGTGCGCAGGAGTCAGCGGCGTTGTTCGCCTCCGATGAGGCGCGCGCGGGGATGACCGCATTTCTGTCCAAGAAGGCGCCCCCGTGGGACCTCACCGCAGCGGCCGAACCGTCGTGA
- a CDS encoding acyl-CoA dehydrogenase family protein, producing the protein MTETIDHVTNPFVETPERAALRSSVAAFAAKYGQEYFRQCAREGRKTDEMWLEAGKLGFIGVNLPEEYGGGGAGMYELSIVMEEIAAAGTGLLMLVVSPAICGNIIARFGTDEQKQRWIPGLADGTITMAFGITEPDAGSNSHQITTTARRDGDDWILNGRKVFISGVDQAQAVLIVARTEDAKTGKLKPALFILPTDAAGFEWTMIDMELQNPEKQFQLFLDDVRLPADALVGSEDAALSQLFAGLNPERIMAAASAVGMGRFALGKAVAYVNDRTVWKTPIGAHQAIAHPLAEGKVQIEMAKLMMQKAATMYDAGDDWGAAEPANMAKYAAAEACVKIVDQAVHSMGGNGLTTEYGLAPMLSLARIARIAPVSREMILNFVAQTSLGLPKSY; encoded by the coding sequence ATGACCGAGACCATCGATCACGTCACCAATCCGTTCGTGGAGACACCCGAGCGTGCCGCGTTGCGGTCGTCGGTGGCCGCGTTCGCCGCGAAGTACGGACAGGAGTACTTCCGCCAATGCGCCCGCGAGGGACGCAAGACCGACGAGATGTGGCTGGAAGCCGGCAAACTCGGCTTCATCGGCGTCAATCTGCCCGAGGAGTACGGCGGCGGCGGAGCGGGGATGTACGAGCTGTCGATCGTGATGGAGGAGATCGCCGCGGCCGGCACCGGGTTGCTGATGCTGGTGGTCTCCCCGGCGATCTGCGGCAACATCATCGCGCGTTTCGGCACCGACGAGCAGAAGCAGCGATGGATCCCGGGGCTCGCCGACGGCACCATCACGATGGCGTTCGGCATCACCGAACCCGACGCCGGCTCCAACTCCCATCAGATCACCACCACCGCCCGGCGCGACGGTGACGACTGGATCCTCAACGGCCGCAAGGTGTTCATCTCTGGCGTCGACCAGGCGCAGGCGGTGCTGATCGTGGCCCGCACCGAGGACGCCAAAACCGGCAAACTCAAGCCGGCTCTGTTCATCCTGCCCACCGACGCCGCCGGCTTCGAGTGGACCATGATCGACATGGAACTGCAGAACCCGGAGAAGCAGTTCCAGCTCTTCCTCGACGATGTGCGACTGCCGGCCGACGCGCTGGTCGGCTCCGAGGACGCCGCGCTGAGTCAGCTGTTCGCCGGGCTCAACCCGGAACGCATCATGGCCGCCGCATCCGCTGTCGGTATGGGCCGCTTCGCACTCGGCAAGGCCGTCGCCTACGTCAACGATCGCACCGTGTGGAAGACGCCGATCGGCGCGCATCAGGCGATCGCCCACCCGCTCGCGGAAGGTAAGGTGCAGATCGAGATGGCCAAGCTGATGATGCAGAAGGCCGCCACCATGTACGACGCCGGAGACGACTGGGGCGCAGCCGAACCCGCCAACATGGCGAAGTACGCCGCGGCGGAGGCGTGTGTGAAGATCGTCGATCAGGCCGTGCATTCGATGGGCGGCAACGGGCTCACCACCGAGTACGGACTCGCGCCCATGCTGAGCCTCGCCCGCATCGCCCGGATCGCCCCGGTGAGTCGGGAGATGATCCTCAACTTCGTCGCGCAGACCAGCCTCGGTCTGCCGAAGTCGTACTGA